From uncultured Pseudodesulfovibrio sp.:
GCAAAGCGGTAAATCCATGGGGCAAAGCCGCAGGAAGCAGCACCTCGCGCAGGACATCCATACGGGAACCTCCGAGAGAGCGAACGGAATCAAAATATTTCGGATGAATGGAACGAACACCATCCCGTGTCGTCACGAGTATCTGATACCCGAGGATCAACCCGATCATGGCGATCTTCGCACTGTCACCCAACCCCAACAAAAGCAAAAACACCGGAAGCAAAACGATCTTCGGAATAGGATATGTCAAAAAAACAAATGGCGCGAAGATAGCATCAACACGCTTCATACTCCCCATAATCAATCCAAGGGGAAACGCCGTAATCCATGCCAAAATCATCGCCATCACTGCGCGATAGCCACTGACGAAAAAATGTTCCCAGAACTCGCGCGTCAGCATCGCCGACACAAAAGCTCGAAACGCATCTTCAGGATGTGGCAATATGACTCCACCCATTCCTATCGCCGCGAGTTTCCACAACACACCGATAACAAGGATGACCACCCCGTACCGCAAACACGCTTTACACAGGCCTACCATAGGTCCTCCACGGTATGCCTGAGCTTTTTCAAAAGCGAGAAACACGCCTCGGTATCACGGATGGACGCATCACCGAATCCGGGATTATCGAACACAGCCACAGGACTGGCTGGACGACCAGACATGACCATAATTCGTTTTCCAAGCACCACGGCTTCTTCCAAAGAGTGAGTGACCAAAACAAATGGCACTTTGCGAACCTTCCAAGCGTCAAGCAACGCCCGCTGCAATCGTTCTCGCGTCAAGGCGTCCAATGAGGAAAAGGGTTCATCCA
This genomic window contains:
- a CDS encoding ABC transporter permease subunit; the encoded protein is MVGLCKACLRYGVVILVIGVLWKLAAIGMGGVILPHPEDAFRAFVSAMLTREFWEHFFVSGYRAVMAMILAWITAFPLGLIMGSMKRVDAIFAPFVFLTYPIPKIVLLPVFLLLLGLGDSAKIAMIGLILGYQILVTTRDGVRSIHPKYFDSVRSLGGSRMDVLREVLLPAALPHGFTALRLGTGVAVAVLFFVESFATTRGLGYMIMDAWGAMDYLTMFSGILGMSMMGAALYEIANFLERRACKWMFLRIKD